One window of Salegentibacter sp. Hel_I_6 genomic DNA carries:
- a CDS encoding HNH endonuclease signature motif containing protein, producing the protein MNSLEDRLNHLKELNKTISSVEDEVRSTLTQNQQLSKIKNDLEEQVKELNQKNEELLTTKSKLSNKLNKKEEEIFALKNQFSEQNTFDGESSGNISLGINNLAVRKSEAIYDALSYFDKKCPYCNEDLFVTTSRKQFEIDHFYPVVKGGQDVPWNLLPVCQSCNRKKKDSPPHVFLNIDSFRKVSEYLRGVHEKFKNEAIDSYTFKEKLSELLKNENQFIKRNIHSDFITSLLYIAEEHHIIKEEIIYATKMGYNESDENASIIAEFLEKNIPENWHNLNLLERRKFLKGEELNEYNFKNLHQREIVCTAEIWCEAFGKERQELNRLTSRKINTIMNNLVDWKKGSFPKRFAIYGRQRFYERVS; encoded by the coding sequence ATGAATTCTTTAGAAGATAGACTAAACCATCTAAAAGAGTTAAATAAAACTATTTCTTCTGTAGAAGATGAAGTCCGAAGTACACTCACGCAAAATCAACAACTTTCAAAAATTAAAAATGATCTTGAAGAACAAGTTAAAGAGCTAAACCAGAAAAATGAAGAGCTACTTACTACAAAAAGCAAACTGAGTAATAAACTCAACAAAAAAGAAGAGGAGATTTTTGCTTTAAAGAACCAATTCTCCGAACAAAATACCTTTGACGGTGAAAGTAGTGGTAATATTAGTTTGGGCATAAATAACCTAGCTGTACGTAAAAGCGAGGCTATTTATGATGCATTAAGTTATTTTGATAAAAAATGCCCTTATTGTAATGAAGATTTATTTGTAACCACAAGCCGCAAGCAATTTGAAATTGATCATTTTTATCCTGTTGTTAAAGGGGGGCAGGATGTACCCTGGAATCTTCTTCCTGTGTGTCAGAGCTGCAACCGCAAAAAGAAGGATTCTCCCCCTCATGTTTTCTTAAATATTGATTCTTTTAGGAAGGTTAGTGAGTACTTAAGAGGTGTACATGAAAAATTCAAGAATGAAGCAATTGATTCTTATACTTTTAAAGAAAAATTGAGCGAATTACTTAAAAACGAAAATCAGTTTATTAAAAGAAATATTCATTCTGATTTTATAACAAGTTTATTATATATAGCTGAAGAACATCATATTATTAAAGAGGAAATTATTTATGCCACAAAAATGGGCTATAATGAAAGTGATGAAAATGCTTCCATTATAGCAGAATTTCTTGAGAAAAATATTCCTGAAAATTGGCATAACCTCAATTTGCTGGAACGCAGAAAATTTTTAAAAGGAGAGGAATTAAATGAGTATAACTTTAAAAATCTTCATCAGCGAGAAATTGTGTGCACCGCTGAAATTTGGTGCGAAGCGTTTGGAAAAGAAAGGCAAGAATTAAATAGGCTTACATCAAGAAAAATAAATACTATAATGAATAATTTAGTGGATTGGAAAAAAGGCTCCTTCCCTAAACGATTTGCAATTTATGGTAGACAAAGATTCTATGAAAGAGTATCTTAA
- a CDS encoding outer membrane beta-barrel family protein: MKKLAIIICLISTFSGFSQNIFTLSGNVENEQDKKISLGQVYLLNEQEKLIDFSIVKNGDFSLDAESGRYRLKVEVLNYEIFEKIIDLDEDQRFDIILESLPDHLDEVQITAKRKTLVYKNGNISINVENSVFETLPQAKDVLAKLPKVQISPDGENLSILGQGIPLIYLENQQIQFQELNSIPVTNIKNIEIINNPGARYEADGRSVIIVHLKDQRGNGFNVSLAETASFKRRFNNYASTALNYRKDNFALTANFEYNQLHHWESNQSEFTLLDEDIYSSYNVVTSAPRPQIVSGLNLSYDLDEDTKLSTSINFRTDSEDFPIETETFLNDGFQRTDILTLTQNKAQKNYLTSQINFNKSFSKEQTLFLGGQYSRFGQDLQTEIYNSTNQQDYEFIDLRDQDFSIKRGSMRVDYENKISSIFNIALGANLALAKANAYTYINSEAQNYGYEESIYASYADLSGNFKNWDYRMGLRIEKSQVKGNYDQEQNLVIDRNNLNWLPSIQLNYTLENENTLSINYKRSLQRPNYSNASSIRAYLNPFLEFSGNINLKPTYTDEVSLNYQWKKLSFEVGYYTEKDPVYYSVDFNEEMERLIMSPNNLERENGMYLELAAPATYKFLTSTNSLLFAYSETMDAAGIQAFEAKPFLYYYSHNEFDIIPKTQFAINFWGQTTRYEGIYKRNSMFVLGASFSRTFFEKLQVSLNFNDIFQQMNYGETYQINNIYTNSLFFADGQEIAIGLKYSFGKNIKDAPLQKKVDEELDRLK; the protein is encoded by the coding sequence ATGAAAAAATTAGCTATTATTATTTGTTTGATCAGCACTTTCTCTGGCTTTAGCCAAAACATATTTACATTATCGGGAAATGTAGAAAATGAACAGGATAAAAAAATTTCCCTGGGACAGGTCTATTTATTAAACGAGCAAGAAAAGCTTATCGATTTCAGTATAGTCAAGAATGGGGATTTTTCTTTGGATGCTGAAAGTGGTAGATATCGGTTAAAAGTTGAAGTACTTAATTATGAAATTTTTGAAAAAATCATTGATTTGGATGAAGATCAACGGTTTGACATTATATTGGAAAGTCTTCCTGATCATCTGGATGAAGTACAAATAACTGCTAAGCGAAAAACACTAGTTTATAAAAACGGCAATATCAGTATAAATGTTGAAAATTCTGTTTTTGAAACCCTTCCACAAGCAAAAGACGTGCTCGCGAAACTTCCTAAAGTTCAGATCAGCCCAGATGGCGAAAATTTGAGCATATTAGGGCAGGGAATTCCGTTAATTTATCTCGAAAACCAACAAATTCAATTTCAGGAATTGAATTCTATTCCAGTGACCAATATTAAGAATATCGAAATTATAAATAATCCCGGTGCGCGATATGAAGCCGACGGAAGAAGTGTGATCATAGTTCACCTGAAAGATCAGCGCGGAAACGGATTTAATGTGAGTTTAGCTGAAACAGCATCTTTTAAAAGAAGATTTAATAATTATGCTTCAACCGCACTAAATTATAGAAAAGATAATTTTGCCCTTACTGCTAATTTTGAATATAACCAGTTACATCATTGGGAAAGTAATCAATCAGAATTTACGCTTTTGGATGAGGATATTTATTCCAGCTATAATGTGGTTACATCTGCACCAAGACCGCAAATCGTTTCCGGACTTAACTTATCCTATGATCTCGATGAAGACACCAAACTGTCAACAAGCATCAATTTCAGAACCGATAGTGAGGACTTTCCCATAGAAACAGAAACTTTTTTGAATGACGGTTTTCAAAGAACCGATATATTAACACTCACCCAGAATAAAGCCCAGAAAAACTACCTTACTTCCCAAATAAACTTTAATAAATCCTTTTCCAAGGAGCAAACTTTGTTTCTGGGTGGCCAATATTCAAGATTTGGCCAGGATTTGCAAACGGAAATATACAATAGTACCAACCAGCAGGATTATGAATTTATAGATTTAAGAGATCAGGATTTTAGTATCAAACGGGGCAGTATGCGGGTTGATTATGAAAATAAAATTAGTTCGATATTTAATATTGCATTAGGGGCCAACCTGGCATTGGCCAAGGCAAATGCATATACATATATTAATTCAGAAGCACAAAACTATGGTTATGAAGAATCCATTTATGCCTCTTATGCCGATCTTTCCGGAAACTTTAAAAATTGGGACTATCGAATGGGATTAAGAATAGAGAAAAGCCAAGTGAAGGGAAATTATGACCAAGAACAAAATTTAGTTATAGATCGGAATAACCTCAATTGGTTACCATCAATACAACTTAATTATACTCTGGAAAATGAAAATACGCTGTCTATAAATTACAAAAGAAGCCTTCAAAGACCCAATTATTCCAATGCCAGTTCAATTAGAGCCTATCTTAATCCATTCCTTGAATTCTCCGGAAACATAAATTTAAAACCAACGTATACTGATGAAGTTTCCCTGAATTATCAATGGAAAAAATTATCATTTGAGGTGGGTTATTATACCGAGAAAGATCCTGTGTATTATAGCGTTGATTTTAATGAAGAGATGGAGCGCTTAATTATGTCTCCCAATAATTTGGAAAGAGAAAATGGAATGTACCTGGAACTTGCTGCACCCGCAACCTATAAATTCCTGACTTCTACCAATTCCCTTTTATTTGCATATTCTGAAACAATGGATGCAGCCGGAATTCAGGCATTCGAAGCCAAACCTTTTCTTTATTATTATTCCCATAATGAGTTCGATATAATCCCTAAAACTCAATTCGCTATTAACTTTTGGGGACAGACTACCAGATATGAAGGAATTTATAAAAGAAACTCCATGTTTGTTCTAGGAGCATCCTTTTCAAGAACTTTTTTTGAAAAATTGCAAGTGAGTTTAAACTTCAATGACATTTTTCAGCAAATGAATTATGGGGAAACCTATCAAATCAATAATATTTATACAAACAGCCTGTTTTTTGCAGACGGACAGGAAATAGCCATAGGTTTAAAATATTCCTTCGGAAAAAATATAAAAGACGCACCTCTACAGAAGAAAGTAGATGAAGAATTGGATAGGCTTAAGTGA
- a CDS encoding TonB-dependent receptor domain-containing protein, with amino-acid sequence MKTQMRTLAFLMLVLIPGIFYAQTIKGKVVDGTGVIPFVNVTIIKDNDQIITGTTTDENGLFLIKVEPGTYDVEVSFVGYATIVKNVSVEDDINLGTINMKADAQSLNEIVLVSERRIIEQEIDRLVFNVEKSIASTGSNGMDVLKITPGVQVQNNTLEILGKGATQVMINGRISPLQGDELMSLLNGISASDIKKIEVITNPPAKYEASGNGGLINIVLKKGVQNSWRNSTTLSYHQNRFNYGALSNNFFFNKDRISISASINATKGNVENLEGLLIDYPSNFWDIDVDSKLGKDQFSGRFLVDYNLSEKTTVGIQYLGNNTAPDIMATTTSSIFDNDDNLERTLVNKGDNMVDNQNHSLNFHAITQLDSLGKSISFDADYFTFDSENSRDFFNEEFNTAGVSQGINSAALNISNQEIENFSSKIDVEFPLNKINLSYGVKASFTNTNSDVLYYDKTSGSEVVDPNRSNEFQYKEDVLAGYISGNTKLSEKIQMQFGLRLEDTKTKGVNEELDQEVSNKYTKLFPTFYLSYAKDDNNNFALTYGRRIDRPNFRNLNPFRFYINANSYSVGNPFLQPSFSHNIELSHIYKRKVNSSVFLSITSDGSGTVFTTDANDQTQIITRQNYYKQFNYGLKENFSFTKLRWLKSQNSINVLGYHTEFIKDFGTTPKNGVQIYLTTNNTIPLSDKTSLQVNSYYSSQHDRGLFSVGEMFDLSLGLQHNFTDSLTMSLLFSDVFNTASLNNYVSSVNGIEQIYRQNESSRNARISLSYEFGNKKVNVKNRNFGNSDEQKRSN; translated from the coding sequence ATGAAAACACAAATGAGAACATTAGCGTTCCTAATGCTAGTATTAATTCCAGGCATTTTTTATGCGCAAACGATCAAAGGTAAAGTCGTGGATGGAACTGGGGTAATCCCTTTTGTTAACGTAACTATTATTAAGGATAATGACCAAATTATAACCGGGACTACCACGGATGAAAATGGCTTATTTTTAATAAAAGTGGAGCCGGGAACATACGATGTTGAAGTAAGCTTTGTAGGATATGCTACAATTGTAAAAAATGTATCTGTAGAGGATGATATTAATTTAGGGACAATTAATATGAAGGCAGATGCACAATCCTTAAATGAAATTGTGCTTGTATCTGAACGAAGGATTATAGAACAGGAAATTGATCGGCTAGTTTTTAATGTTGAAAAAAGTATAGCCTCTACTGGAAGTAACGGAATGGATGTTTTAAAAATAACTCCGGGTGTCCAAGTTCAAAATAACACGCTAGAGATTTTAGGAAAAGGGGCTACTCAGGTAATGATTAATGGCAGAATTTCTCCTTTACAGGGTGATGAATTAATGAGCCTATTAAATGGAATCTCAGCGAGTGATATTAAAAAAATAGAGGTTATTACTAATCCCCCAGCAAAATATGAGGCATCTGGTAATGGAGGCCTAATCAACATAGTATTAAAAAAAGGTGTTCAAAATTCTTGGAGAAACTCAACCACGCTTTCTTATCATCAAAACAGGTTTAACTATGGTGCACTCAGTAATAATTTCTTTTTTAATAAAGATAGAATTTCTATTTCTGCAAGCATAAACGCTACCAAGGGAAATGTTGAAAATTTAGAAGGGCTTTTAATAGATTACCCATCCAATTTCTGGGATATTGACGTGGATTCAAAATTAGGTAAAGACCAGTTTTCGGGCCGGTTTTTAGTTGATTATAACCTTTCTGAGAAAACGACGGTTGGCATACAATATTTAGGAAACAATACAGCGCCTGATATAATGGCTACAACTACTTCTTCTATATTTGATAATGACGACAACTTAGAGCGAACCTTGGTCAATAAGGGTGATAATATGGTAGATAATCAAAACCATAGCTTAAATTTTCACGCGATAACTCAGTTAGATTCTTTGGGCAAATCCATTTCTTTCGATGCGGATTATTTTACATTCGATTCGGAAAACAGCCGTGATTTTTTTAATGAAGAATTCAATACAGCTGGAGTTTCACAAGGTATCAATTCCGCTGCCCTGAATATCTCCAACCAGGAGATAGAAAATTTTAGTTCAAAAATAGATGTAGAGTTTCCACTAAATAAGATAAACCTTTCTTATGGGGTTAAGGCAAGTTTTACGAATACTAACAGCGATGTTTTATATTATGATAAAACTTCTGGCTCTGAGGTTGTAGACCCAAATAGGTCTAATGAATTTCAATACAAGGAAGATGTATTGGCTGGTTATATTTCTGGAAATACCAAGTTGAGTGAAAAAATACAGATGCAATTTGGTTTACGCTTAGAAGACACGAAAACCAAAGGTGTTAATGAAGAGCTGGATCAAGAGGTATCTAATAAATATACAAAGCTGTTTCCGACATTTTATCTTTCATATGCCAAGGATGATAACAATAATTTTGCTTTGACTTATGGAAGAAGAATTGACAGGCCAAATTTCAGAAATTTGAATCCTTTTCGTTTCTATATAAATGCAAATAGTTATAGTGTAGGTAACCCTTTCTTACAACCTTCATTCTCCCATAATATTGAACTATCGCACATATATAAAAGAAAAGTGAATTCAAGTGTTTTCTTAAGTATAACTTCAGATGGTTCAGGAACAGTCTTTACCACGGATGCAAATGACCAAACGCAAATTATAACCAGGCAAAACTATTACAAGCAATTTAATTACGGATTGAAAGAAAATTTTTCTTTTACAAAACTTAGGTGGCTGAAAAGTCAAAATAGTATTAACGTGTTGGGCTACCACACTGAATTTATCAAAGATTTTGGCACTACACCTAAAAACGGGGTTCAGATTTATTTAACTACGAACAACACTATTCCCTTAAGCGATAAAACGAGTCTTCAAGTAAACTCATATTATAGTTCACAGCATGACAGAGGCTTATTTAGTGTCGGGGAAATGTTCGATTTGTCCTTAGGCTTACAGCATAATTTTACTGATAGCCTTACAATGTCCTTATTATTTAGTGATGTTTTTAATACAGCCAGTCTTAATAATTATGTTTCTTCTGTAAATGGAATAGAGCAAATTTACAGGCAAAATGAGAGTTCCAGAAATGCTAGAATTTCACTTTCCTATGAATTTGGAAATAAAAAAGTAAATGTTAAAAATAGAAATTTCGGTAATAGTGATGAACAAAAAAGGAGTAATTAA
- a CDS encoding response regulator transcription factor — translation MKIFKISPFIILFTILLSIKGYSKVLDTTHQFLEKKGKSIALENKQALEDTLRHFEESLLKGKTKVEYRVWGTNAEKAWLDYRLFESDLRADYDAENYLAETKAYLKDSTQILIVKLKGLETLDKKGLLVKDIIQNKKYYLALLDEFEQSELPPRTYLYFENKIRKVSLEQANNKYQTSLVLNFVGLIAIGGLTFGYFKNKKEKPSYPSLSNQEKKVKNLIEEGKTNKEIAEALFISLSTVKTHTSNIYSKLGVKNRKELQANS, via the coding sequence ATGAAGATTTTCAAGATTTCACCATTTATTATTCTATTCACCATACTTTTAAGTATAAAAGGATATAGTAAGGTTCTAGATACTACTCACCAATTTCTTGAAAAGAAAGGAAAATCGATAGCTTTAGAAAATAAACAAGCCCTAGAAGATACCCTTCGCCATTTTGAAGAATCTTTACTTAAAGGCAAGACAAAAGTTGAATACAGAGTTTGGGGTACCAATGCAGAAAAAGCCTGGCTAGATTACCGCCTTTTTGAGAGTGATTTAAGGGCAGATTACGATGCGGAAAACTATTTGGCCGAAACTAAAGCCTATCTAAAAGATTCCACCCAAATTTTAATCGTTAAACTTAAAGGTCTTGAAACCTTAGATAAGAAAGGGCTTCTGGTAAAAGATATTATTCAAAATAAAAAGTATTATTTAGCCTTACTCGATGAGTTTGAACAAAGCGAACTACCTCCCCGGACCTATTTATATTTTGAAAATAAAATCCGGAAAGTAAGTCTTGAACAAGCAAATAACAAATATCAAACAAGCCTTGTTCTAAATTTTGTTGGTTTAATAGCCATAGGTGGATTGACCTTTGGTTATTTCAAAAATAAAAAGGAAAAACCTTCTTACCCATCTTTGAGTAACCAAGAAAAAAAGGTGAAAAACCTTATTGAGGAAGGGAAAACAAATAAAGAAATTGCCGAAGCACTTTTTATAAGTCTAAGTACCGTAAAAACGCATACTTCCAATATCTATAGTAAATTAGGGGTTAAAAATCGAAAGGAACTACAGGCCAATTCTTAA
- a CDS encoding DUF4468 domain-containing protein — MKKFFFITTVILMGTELNSQTLFEFNNKGDITPNPNVIEIDKSSEDIYEKAVDWINLNYKNPDFVMKGKSEDNFLRFSGIKKNLSTYKSMGVTMNYDLHYTIRIDFKDEKYRLTIENAYLNDENYVLNNKKIMDFAKGKKMKSAMTEYSDNSIVYINSINKSLYDYISGKTEKEDSW, encoded by the coding sequence ATGAAAAAATTTTTTTTTATAACCACAGTAATTTTAATGGGAACTGAATTAAATTCTCAGACACTATTTGAATTCAATAATAAAGGAGATATAACTCCAAACCCTAATGTTATTGAAATTGATAAGTCAAGCGAAGATATTTATGAAAAAGCAGTTGATTGGATCAACCTTAATTATAAAAATCCTGATTTTGTTATGAAGGGGAAATCTGAAGATAACTTTTTAAGATTTTCAGGAATTAAAAAAAATCTTAGTACTTATAAATCAATGGGAGTTACGATGAACTATGATTTACATTACACTATAAGAATTGATTTTAAAGATGAAAAATATCGTTTAACAATTGAGAATGCATATTTAAACGATGAAAATTATGTTTTGAACAATAAAAAAATTATGGATTTTGCAAAAGGAAAAAAAATGAAAAGTGCAATGACAGAATATTCCGATAATTCGATTGTTTATATTAATTCTATAAACAAGTCCCTCTATGACTATATTTCAGGGAAGACGGAAAAAGAGGATAGTTGGTAA
- the ltrA gene encoding group II intron reverse transcriptase/maturase: protein MIFNEEHKTQPISRLQVNEAFKRIKANKGSAGVDGLSIETVSSQPRKYLYPLWNRMASGSYFPKPVRQVLIPKGKGKMRPLGIPTVVDRVAQQVIASQLNTIVDHTFSPSSFGYRPRKSAHDALSQCRINCLRYSWAIDLDIKGFYDNIDHELLLKAVQHHTQEKHILLYVKRWLEAPVQLSDGTLHNPNGKGTPQGGVISPVLANIFMDIVFDKWIQKRYPDIQFERYADDIVVHCYHLPQANRLLEEIERRFKECKLEVNQEKTRIVYCRRNQKKRPRFKVKFQKFDFLGHTFKPRVVKIRGIMKLGFTPAISQKSINRINEELFRMNIHKMVQFTLNKIASLLRPKIRGWINYYGKFRLGGLKKLFRTLHIRLTKWIRNKYRRFKRKQWVLALRHLQKICRLEPYLFEHWQYSGLKP from the coding sequence ATGATTTTTAATGAAGAACACAAGACGCAACCTATTAGCAGGTTGCAGGTAAATGAAGCTTTTAAGAGAATAAAAGCCAACAAAGGGAGTGCTGGAGTAGATGGATTATCCATTGAAACAGTAAGTAGTCAACCACGGAAATATCTGTACCCATTATGGAACAGGATGGCCAGTGGGAGTTACTTCCCTAAACCTGTTCGACAGGTACTAATCCCAAAAGGGAAAGGTAAAATGAGACCCTTGGGTATTCCCACTGTAGTTGATCGGGTTGCCCAACAAGTAATTGCATCGCAGTTAAACACAATAGTTGATCACACCTTTAGTCCAAGCAGTTTTGGGTATCGTCCCAGGAAATCTGCACATGATGCCTTGAGCCAATGTCGTATAAATTGTTTACGATATAGCTGGGCCATTGATTTGGACATAAAAGGATTTTATGACAATATTGATCATGAACTGCTACTGAAAGCTGTTCAGCACCATACACAGGAGAAGCATATTTTGCTTTACGTGAAAAGGTGGCTGGAGGCACCAGTGCAATTATCGGATGGAACGCTGCATAATCCAAATGGTAAAGGCACACCACAGGGCGGAGTAATCAGTCCTGTATTAGCTAATATCTTTATGGATATTGTATTCGACAAGTGGATCCAAAAGCGTTATCCTGATATCCAGTTTGAACGTTACGCTGATGACATTGTGGTTCATTGTTACCACTTGCCTCAAGCTAATCGACTTCTTGAAGAAATCGAAAGACGATTCAAAGAGTGTAAACTGGAAGTGAATCAGGAGAAGACAAGAATAGTTTACTGTCGCAGAAATCAGAAGAAAAGACCAAGGTTTAAAGTCAAGTTCCAGAAGTTCGATTTTCTGGGCCACACCTTTAAACCCAGAGTAGTCAAAATAAGGGGCATAATGAAACTAGGTTTCACCCCTGCCATCAGTCAGAAAAGCATCAACAGGATAAATGAAGAGCTCTTCAGGATGAACATTCATAAAATGGTACAGTTCACGTTGAACAAAATTGCATCTCTGTTGAGGCCTAAAATCAGAGGATGGATAAACTACTACGGTAAATTTCGACTGGGAGGCCTTAAGAAGCTATTTAGAACATTGCACATTCGCTTGACAAAATGGATACGTAATAAGTACCGTAGGTTTAAGCGAAAGCAGTGGGTCCTTGCGCTACGACATCTACAGAAAATATGCAGGCTCGAACCTTACCTGTTTGAACATTGGCAATATTCAGGGCTTAAACCTTAA
- a CDS encoding helix-turn-helix domain-containing protein, whose amino-acid sequence MTTTKPNHIGRKIARIRELRGMKQETLAEELGISQQSVSTLEKSETLEDEKLESVAKILGVTKEGIENFSEESIFHNINNFNDNSVNNGPLNNFHCTFNPLDKLVEAYEENKKLYERLVQAEKDKVAYLENTLKQFNKE is encoded by the coding sequence ATGACAACAACTAAACCCAACCATATAGGCCGTAAGATTGCCCGCATTCGTGAATTACGCGGAATGAAACAGGAAACTCTTGCCGAAGAATTAGGCATAAGCCAACAAAGTGTTTCTACTTTGGAAAAAAGTGAAACCCTAGAAGATGAAAAACTGGAAAGTGTGGCTAAGATTTTAGGAGTGACTAAAGAAGGGATCGAAAATTTCTCAGAAGAATCTATCTTTCATAACATTAATAATTTTAATGATAATAGTGTTAATAATGGTCCTTTAAATAATTTCCACTGTACTTTCAATCCTTTAGATAAACTAGTAGAAGCTTACGAGGAGAATAAAAAGCTTTACGAGCGCCTGGTTCAGGCTGAAAAGGATAAGGTGGCTTATTTGGAAAATACATTAAAACAGTTTAACAAAGAATAA
- a CDS encoding site-specific integrase, giving the protein MPDFTTFSVLFFTRKLNRNKEELSIYARITVNGKCSEMSLKRKTLVNDWDNSKGRLKGNTPKVRELNSYLDQVYSKLLDTQKKLLDKDSLITAEKVKASYLGLDEDHRTLRDIIHYHNKKMKNVLKWGTLKNYYTTAKYLEKFLRKEKKTDNIFLKHINYQFITEFEMYLRSYKPKKGQKTCGNNGAMKHLERLQKLLNLAVKLEWLEKNPFRNYSLKFEKSDRQFLTSRELEILVSTKFKSESLERVKDMFLFACYSGLSYIDLRELTTDQLVKGMDGKDWIYTKREKTQQSVKIPLLRAANAIIKKYENQNFPIDSNTIFPVISNQKMNKYLKEIMQSIGIRKKITFHSARHTFATTVTLSNGVPIETVSKILGHSKLSTTQIYARVLENKLSSDMGKLDQLFEQNTKRRTN; this is encoded by the coding sequence ATGCCTGATTTTACTACATTCTCCGTACTTTTCTTTACCAGGAAACTCAATCGGAACAAAGAAGAATTATCTATTTACGCCCGTATTACGGTAAATGGAAAATGCTCTGAAATGAGCTTGAAAAGAAAAACTTTAGTGAATGATTGGGACAATTCCAAAGGAAGACTCAAAGGAAATACTCCTAAAGTTAGAGAACTGAATAGTTATCTTGACCAGGTTTATTCCAAATTACTTGATACCCAGAAAAAGCTTTTGGATAAAGATTCACTTATCACTGCAGAAAAAGTTAAAGCTTCTTATTTAGGCTTAGATGAAGATCATAGGACATTAAGGGACATTATTCATTACCATAATAAAAAAATGAAGAATGTTCTTAAATGGGGTACGCTCAAAAACTATTACACTACCGCTAAATATTTGGAAAAATTCTTACGGAAGGAGAAAAAAACAGATAATATATTCCTCAAGCACATCAATTACCAGTTCATTACAGAATTTGAAATGTACCTTAGAAGTTATAAACCCAAGAAAGGGCAAAAAACTTGTGGCAATAATGGGGCGATGAAACATTTGGAACGTTTACAGAAACTACTTAATCTGGCTGTAAAATTGGAGTGGCTTGAAAAGAACCCATTCAGGAATTATAGCTTGAAATTTGAGAAAAGTGACCGGCAATTTTTGACCTCAAGAGAATTAGAAATATTAGTATCAACTAAATTTAAAAGCGAATCTCTAGAACGGGTCAAGGATATGTTTTTATTCGCCTGTTATTCCGGTTTATCTTATATAGATTTAAGAGAACTCACTACCGATCAGCTTGTAAAAGGTATGGATGGCAAAGACTGGATTTATACCAAACGAGAGAAGACTCAGCAATCAGTTAAAATTCCTTTACTACGGGCTGCAAATGCAATTATAAAAAAATATGAGAATCAAAATTTCCCTATTGATTCCAATACTATTTTTCCGGTAATTTCAAATCAAAAAATGAATAAATACCTGAAAGAAATTATGCAATCCATAGGAATTAGGAAAAAAATAACTTTCCATTCTGCCAGGCATACTTTTGCCACTACTGTAACATTATCAAACGGTGTACCTATTGAAACGGTTTCGAAGATTTTAGGTCATTCGAAACTTTCTACTACACAGATTTATGCCAGGGTTTTAGAGAATAAGTTGAGTTCAGATATGGGAAAATTAGATCAATTATTTGAGCAAAATACAAAAAGGAGGACCAACTAA